The DNA window AcgaactttattatttattattatttaaaaaaaatgaaaatttaagaacgaGTGGGACGAACCAGACAATGGCAATTCCGGTTCAGTGAAGAGTCGGTTTTGTTGGACCAAAAAGCCAAAAACCGTGTAGAACGAACGATTACGGAGGAACACGAGTGATTCTGTTATCTTCAATCTATCTCAACTCAACACAATTTCTCAATTCTTTTCTGCAACATCCTTGCTTGGGCTTGGCTTGGATTGATCACTCATGGCTGTCCAAACCCACGTTTTTACCGGATTAGCTTTGGCTTCAActccttcttcttcgtttCAACCCTCTTCTTCCAAGCCCGGTACCCTCTGTGTCGCCACAAAGCTCTTAAGAACGTCCTTCCTTAATGGCGGAGGTATTGTTTGCTTTTCTCGTTGATTACAGCTCTTCGTTTGGTTGGTCTGAAGTAAgtgagaaatttgaatgaattatCCTCGGTGAATAGTTTGTTTTGATTGTGCATTCTTCGAGTTTAGGAGTGTTTGTGTAATGATTATTGAGCATCTTGGTGCCTGAGAAAAGTGGGTTTTAAGCTTTGCAGGGTATAGCATTGTGTGGTGGTGTGATTATTAATTGGCTATCCTGCAATTTGggcattttgattttgtgtggATCTGTTGTAATTACGCTTTTGCCTTTTCCCAATCATTTGGACCTGCTTTTGGAGATTGAAGAATTCCTTGTTCTTATTGccttcctaattttttttgttagatttTGGAATTTGTGTTTACTTTGTTGGATTAATATTGAGAATTTTCCCGGAACTTCTTTGGTGCCCACCGATCCTTGGCCCCTTTATTATGCTCATCAATTTGAATTGGGATTACTACTTGCTTCTACAACTTATTCGTGGTCATGAAACTTGTCagttatttaacttttaacatCTTAATTACGTGATCTCAAAGATATTTGAAAGACGGTCTCGACGTTGACATAAGATATAGAAGCTAGTTAGTTCAATGTAAGTTAAAGAGaaatctatttcttttttcaatagatctattttttcttccagTGGGAAACAAATTTTCGATGAGTGAATGAAAAATGTAGAAAGCGGAAGAAGAGGAAACCTCATGCCGATGAAGATTACAACGAGTTTTTCCAATTTGCCAAAATATCATCTCGAGGCGACAATTACTAAAAGGAGAGTATATTTACATCAACATAAAGCTATCATGAACACCTATCAAGAATTTTATGTGGGAAAAATTCATGGTTTAAATTGTCAATGCCTACTCCCCCACTTAATGGGAAGCTGCACTTTCTACCAATTGATTAGATGAGAGCCACCCTCCTTATCTGTGCCTTCCCATAGGAAATCTTtgaaaaatttcttaatagAACACATAGTCTTGTCGGGTATATCAAAAGAGAGACATGGAATAAATGGAGAGGTTATGTTGCATGTATGATCGTCAGGCTATCACCTACTATGACTATTAGGTCTAAAAAATCTTCTTCCTGGGTAAAACCTGTAGATCCTTTACCCAAATGCTTACAGAAAATCTACTGTTGATGTTCGATGACCTACAAGGGAGAGAAGATTCTTGAGTATTCGATTAACATCTTTGTGCCGTTTGTCGAATTGACTTCACTTATCAAGTCAATACGCTATGGTGGAGAGTGGATGGATTGAACAAATTTTAGNATTtgaaaagataattaattagaataagtaacgtagaagaaaaaataaaacgtTAATGACCATGACATGTCATTTAGAGGCGTATAGATCCCAATGTGGAAGGATTAAAGATCACGCCTGGGATCATAATGGTGAAGATGTTGTGCTATGAAAGGTGTGATCCTAGGATCAACTGAGCTAACAAGTTGACAGGAAGTAAAAGAACGCTGTTGTGTGTATtgcttaaaattaattgtataCATCTAACCATTGCACGATCCATAAATACTTCAACCCTTGAGAAATGCTTGGGAAGGCTATCTAGGACCCTCCTCTTCAAGTAAGTGGCTATATTCTTTTGGCAGgctagttttcctttttttttttttccttttcttttgcagttTTATATCTTTTGTGGCTGGAAAGGAACaggaaattgtttttttaggtGAGATAATATGTGGGAGGATGTTTTAATTCAATggattttaatgttttacttCGGGTTCTTGATTCAAAtgtattttgtaattttcctTGTTTTCGGTTACCAAAAGGTGGAGGTCATATTTGTAGTTACTGTAAGTAATGCTATCCCCAACTTGGCCAGGCCATCCTTTTTTGTGGATCTCTtcttgtattttgttttgttttgttttataataataataattattattacttttgtAAGAGGTGTAACCCACTTTTGTGATCCAAAGAGTGCATACGCTTCAAAGGTAAAAATGTGAGCTGATGTAAGCCTTGAAAGCATATTTGATTTCTGATGGTGTAAgccttttaaaacattaatctAGGATCAGTGAGCTGATTGGCTAATATGAGGCAAAAGTGTGCTATCTTATCATGAGTTTGGAGAACTCGTTGCTGGACATAGTTCATCAGAGGTGTGCTCCGTCGATTTGTCTTAAGCCAGAACAGACTGCAATAGCCGTTGACACTTTAACTACAATTTGTGGAGTTGGTTCTTCTATAAAACTGCCATGCTGAGCTAACTTGGAAACTTCCCATGTACTTTGTACTGTAAAAGTAGAATGCTTTTGATTAatttcgaaattaatttcaaacgTCATAGACCAAgtagaaatcaaaatcaaacagTTGGACTAAACATTTCACCTTTGAAACCCCAAAGACCAAATAAAGActaaatttaatcttaaaaactACCATTGGTTGGCCTAGTGGTCGTAAGTGtcacataaataataaagggCTTAAAGGGAACAAGTTCAATCCACGGTGGCTATCTACTTAGGATTTAATATAACAACTAAATGTAGTAGGATCATTAGTTGTTCTGTGAGAATAGTCGAGCAGCATGCTTGTACTCTAAGGgtatcaaaaaaataaaataaaatcttaagaACCAAAAGTGTTcagttttgaaaattgagtGACCAAATAGAAACTTAGttcaaattttgttgatcaaaatagatttgatcctaaaacTTAATTACTCTAACATGAGATAATAATTCTTCGAACAGGGAACATTTTACAAATTACAGAGATGAAATCTTTGCATCTTGATCGATCTCATGGTTGTAGACGTGGAGGTGCTCTTGGTGCCCGCATGAACCTCTTTGACCGTTTTGCAAGGGTCGTAAAGGTAACTTTGAATTGATTCATCCCTTGGTTTAGTAATCTCTGGAACTTACACGAATTTGTGGATAACCATGACATTTGCTTTCTCGTGAGTAGTCATATGCAAATGCACTTGTAAGTTCCTTTGAGGATCCTGAGAAAATCCTGGAGCAGACAGTGCTTGAAATGAATGATGATTTGACGAAGATGCGTCAAGCCACAGCACAGGTAAGTTTCAGAAACATGTATTCATCATTTTTCTCTACCTGCCCTACCTTGGGTGTTGTCCTTTACTTCTGAGACAGTAGTGTTGTTTCTTCCCTTTCAactttcatttataattattcatgATTCAGGTTCATCAGTTGCAAATTAGAAGTTGCATGCTATTATGAAATATTACATAAGGATGTGAAATAACGAGGCACCTTAACCAATTAAGatctacaaaataaataacttttataGCAAAAGGCAAGCAAATATACTAAATATGTCTTACTTTAACTGCTGCCTCATTATATAGTTTCTTCACCTTTAGTTCCATATAGTCattttaaatagaaagatGGGGCCTCTTTGCCTTTCAttggttttctatttttcatctGTAAAACTGATCATTTTTATTGAAGGTACTAGCTTCTCAGAAGCGCTTGGAAAACAAGTACAAATCTGCACAGCAAGCTGCAGATGATTGGTAAAACTCTATAACCATTCTCCATTTTCTTAGTAGAGTGTTTACAGTTGGAGATCTGTCATTGTAATATACACCCTTTGGTGGTTGGGAGTCTATTAACTTCCTTTATTTCATTGATCAATAgaatttttcttctccaaaataAGATTCTTAGAAGATTGATAGCCATTCACcttccatttcaattttttatataggTATCGAAAGGCACAATTTGCTCTCCAAAAGGGAGATGATGATCTTGCTCGGGAAGCTTTAAAGAGGCGCAAATCATTTGCTGTAAGTTAGAACAGGTTCTCTTCCAAATTTGATTTGTATTTCATGATAAATTCTTTTTGGAACGTTTGCCAAAGTTTCAGTTATTTTCATGTGAAGTATTCACTCAGCATGATTTTTGCGgtaatttttgttcattttatgACACATCCTTAACATGCATGATCTTTGAATTTATGAATGAATGCTGGTTTCTTCATAGAATTATATTTGCAAGAAGGTATTTACCAActtgaaaaaatcttttttaattttttgtccAACATGCAACTCATGTTATTTTCTCTCCTATAGGTACGCTGTTAGaaacaattttgaatttgaaatttcattttttgtatGGAAAGATTAATGACTTATTGTGACTGATGATCACCTTGTTCTACATCAGGATAATGCAAATTCTTTGAAAGCTCAACTTGATCAGCAGAAGAATGTTGTGGAAAATCTTGTTTCTAATACACGGGTATGAAGTtctgatttattttaaaattatattctattaaaaaaattagaatatagCCCAAATGTATCTCTTGTAGGCAATGTGAATGAATAAATCATTAGTGTAAACCAATGAGGAAATCCATCTTTGTTTTGGAGCTATGAAAGAATATGTAAAgaacatttttgtaatttccgTAGTCATAGATATTGGGAAAATTTAtactcttctttttgtttagatAATGCAGATACCTATTACTTTTTTAGTTTATCTTGATAGGTTGCGTATATGATTAGAATTAGAAACAGGTAGTCATCATGTAATATATGCTTGAGTATTAGCTGGATTCTGACTTTATGCTTTCTAAACAAGGATAATTAGCCAATGTCGTACTATTTTACCGAAGAAACTTTTCTTTGTAGCTATTAGAGAGCAAGATACAAGAGGCGAGATCAAAGAAAGACACACTGAAAGCACGTGCGCAGTCTGCAAAGTTTGTGCTTTAATTGTAGATTGTTAAAAGACttttttcttgagtttcttcACATATTGTTGCTGATACCACCTTTCTGTGGCTTTAGGACTGCAACCAAAGTGAGTGAAATGTTGGGGAATGTTAACACAAGCAGTGCTCTTTCTGCTTTCGAGAAGATGGAAGAGAAAGGtaaggaaatgaaatattaaagtCAAACTTAGGCTTGCATGTTACCTCTGAAATCACTCCCGTTTAGATCTtacttttaattcaattaaattttcatgttGAGATGAAgtttaattaagtttttttcttatggAGATGAAGTTTGTTTTGTGGCAAGCTAAAAGTTATATTCTTTACTGATATTTcgtttcttcattttctatcttttccATCAAAATATAAGATTTGacattatttatcattttcccTAGCGACCATTCTTCCCGATTAACATGGATCAAATCCTTCAACATCCCTACTACTGGTACCTTAGCCAGTAGCCACTGCTATTGCCTCTCTCTTCCTTCCATGTTAGCCTCCACATTCCACCTTTTAAACCGTCCCTTTGTTGGAAAACTTGGAAATTATGTCCCTCATTTTCTGTAGGACTTGGATGACAAATTTCAAAGCGAAGTTAGACTTCATTTACTATctgatattttgatttttttttttcaaatttcccTTATGATCAAATATTTACCTCAATAACTCTATCTTCACTTTATTTGTTCGACATATGAATCCATGCCTGTAACTTCACTATGCAGTTTTGCGTTGTGATGTGAGCCCTTTGTTGGCTGGGTGGCCAAGCAGGCCCCCATCCTTTACTTGGATTCAAGTTCCCTTTACATGaacatttcaatttatttctttcatgtATATGGACCCCTGACATGGTTATTACAGTTCATTGCTGAATCAAATCTTTGGTTCAGTTTTTTCATTGCTTGATCTTTCAAACAGAAGATTTTTTAAGctaatattactttatttaGACAAGTTTTCGTAATGAGATTCTTGTATATTTTTCATTCCTCAAAATCTTGGTAGTTATGGCAATGGAGTCTCAAGCAGAAGCTCTTGGACAGTTAACTGCTGACGATCTTGAAGGAAAGGTAACAGTTCTGTTTTCCctccaaatttattttgtgcttaattttattgattgaGCTTAAAAACACAGAGTACAGGTACCATTTATATTAAAGATCTTTAAGAGGGGGCAAATTTCTGATTTTGTTCCTTCCAGAATTTCAGTTACTTCTTTGGTTAGGTATTTTGTAAGGAATAACTCCAAAATAACATCTTTTCTTGGTAAACAAACTAAAtgatttctctgtttttttttttaattaaaaaatgatttgtttgttggctaattttgaaaataatttgttacTATAAAGTGTGACAAAATATCTTTTTCCTAAGATAAAATACACTTGGTTCTTTGATAGAACTTAGTCTTCTGTCATGGAAATCAGTTTCTGGATTTTGCTTTGTTATTGAGGCTCCAAGGCATtata is part of the Cucurbita pepo subsp. pepo cultivar mu-cu-16 chromosome LG03, ASM280686v2, whole genome shotgun sequence genome and encodes:
- the LOC111791534 gene encoding membrane-associated 30 kDa protein, chloroplastic-like: MAVQTHVFTGLALASTPSSSFQPSSSKPGTLCVATKLLRTSFLNGGGNILQITEMKSLHLDRSHGCRRGGALGARMNLFDRFARVVKSYANALVSSFEDPEKILEQTVLEMNDDLTKMRQATAQVLASQKRLENKYKSAQQAADDWYRKAQFALQKGDDDLAREALKRRKSFADNANSLKAQLDQQKNVVENLVSNTRLLESKIQEARSKKDTLKARAQSAKTATKVSEMLGNVNTSSALSAFEKMEEKVMAMESQAEALGQLTADDLEGKFALLEGSSVDDELANLKKELSGSSKKGELPPGRTVSGSAFPVRDAEIESELNELRQKAREL